In Solanum pennellii chromosome 3, SPENNV200, a single window of DNA contains:
- the LOC107012852 gene encoding MADS-box transcription factor 23-like, with protein sequence MENETKKGKQKIEMKLIESEKARTVSFSKRKRTLFQDVDKFAAQTGADVGVMLFSPSGKPYSHGSTSIEEIIDQYLKVKLEDHQRDHAEGKMNGFEVLGALHKELQAWNEKEKNRKLMYKIMHSGSEAPPDKHMEEQKLALKLRVEKIKKETQDAILAEHLKFDLNVAPEPEEDETIMATAVVAALNPAAAISGFFEHHEQN encoded by the exons ATGGAAAATGAGACCAAAAAAGGTAAGCAAAAGATTGAAATGAAGTTGATTGAATCCGAGAAAGCACGCACAGTGAGtttctcaaaaagaaaaagaactttgTTCCAAGATGTAGATAAGTTTGCAGCTCAGACCGGAGCAGATGTAGGTGTTATGCTCTTTTCACCAAGTGGAAAACCATATTCCCATGGTTCCACAAGTATAGAAGAAATCATCGATCAATATCTCAAAGTGAAACTAGAGGATCACCAACGTGATCATGCTGAGGGAAAAATGAACGGCTTTGAGGTATTGGGAGCTCTCCATAAAGAATTACAAGCATGGaacgagaaagaaaaaaatcgaAAACTAATGTATAAGATTATGCACTCTGGCTCAGAAGCACCTCCAGATAAACACATGGAGGAGCAGAAGTTGGCATTGAAGTTGAGGgtagagaaaattaaaaaagaaacacaAGATGCTATTCTGGCTGAGCATCTAAAGTTTGATTTAAATGTTGCCCCTGAGCCAGAAGAAGATGAGA CCATAATGGCTACAGCAGTTGTTGCTGCTTTAAACCCTGCTGCAGCAATTTCTGGCTTCTTTGAGCATCATGAGCAAAACTGA
- the LOC107014617 gene encoding protein ASPARTIC PROTEASE IN GUARD CELL 1 has protein sequence MAQFCLFLLLISLVSVPCVLSRSLSSSSHPHTQIFDVAASIEKTVQVLTPATQNFQQEAIKSTHFNSSSISVSIYPRSALVKPRHKDYAALTLSRLERDSARVSSLTMKLQLALNNFNHSDLKPVETMVQPEDLQTPITSGARQGSGEYFTRLGLGQPVKQYYMVLDTGSDITWVQCEPCSDCYQQSDPIFSPSSSSTYSRLSCDAAQCSALEVSACASSQSCLYQVSYGDGSFTVGEFATETVSFGDSGSFSEVAIGCGHDNEGLFVGAAGLIALGGGSLSLPTQIKASSFSYCFVDRDSASSSTLDFNSARPGDSVIAPLLRNSRRSTFFYVGLTGISVGGQMLSIPASVFQVDRSGSGGIIVDSGTAVTRLKSTAYNTLRDSFRKYTQHLPSAGQFALFDTCYDLSSMKRASVPTLSFHFSGGKALPLHPKNYLIPVDSSGKFCLAFAPTDGSLSIIGNLQQQGTRVSYDLANNLVGFSPDKC, from the coding sequence ATGGCTCAATTTTgcttatttcttcttttaatcTCTCTTGTTTCTGTTCCCTGTGTTCTCTCTCGTTCTTTGTCATCTTCTTCACATCCTCACACCCAAATCTTCGATGTTGCAGCATCCATTGAGAAAACTGTTCAAGTTCTTACTCCTGCTacacaaaattttcaacaagAAGCAATTAAGAGTACCCATTTTAATTCTTCTTCAATATCTGTATCAATTTATCCTCGTTCAGCTCTTGTTAAGCCCCGCCATAAAGATTATGCAGCTCTCACTCTTTCTCGACTTGAACGTGATTCGGCTCGAGTTTCTTCACTCACCATGAAGCTCCAGCTCGCGTTAAACAACTTTAATCACTCGGATCTCAAGCCGGTGGAGACCATGGTGCAGCCTGAGGACCTTCAGACTCCTATTACCTCTGGAGCTAGACAGGGGAGCGGTGAGTACTTTACTCGGCTCGGCTTGGGTCAACCGGTTAAGCAGTATTATATGGTGCTTGACACTGGCAGTGACATCACTTGGGTTCAATGTGAGCCGTGCTCTGATTGTTATCAGCAATCGGATCCAATTTTTAGCCCGTCGAGTTCTTCTACATACAGTCGGCTCTCTTGCGACGCAGCTCAGTGCTCGGCTCTTGAGGTTTCGGCTTGTGCTAGTAGTCAGTCGTGTCTCTACCAGGTCTCTTATGGAGACGGCTCGTTCACTGTTGGAGAGTTTGCAACTGAAACGGTCTCGTTTGGTGACTCTGGTTCTTTCTCTGAAGTTGCTATTGGTTGTGGCCATGATAACGAAGGGCTATTCGTCGGTGCCGCTGGCTTGATTGCCTTAGGCGGCGGCTCTTTATCTCTACCAACTCAAATCAAAGCGTCGTCGTTTTCCTACTGTTTCGTAGACCGTGATTCTGCTTCATCCTCAACGCTGGATTTTAATTCAGCCCGACCCGGTGACTCCGTAATCGCACCGTTACTCCGTAACTCGAGAAGGAGCACTTTCTTTTACGTCGGACTCACCGGAATCAGCGTCGGTGGGCAGATGCTGTCGATTCCGGCGTCGGTGTTTCAGGTGGACAGAAGTGGTAGCGGCGGGATAATTGTGGACTCCGGAACAGCGGTGACTCGGTTAAAGAGCACTGCTTACAATACTCTACGTGACTCGTTCAGGAAGTACACTCAGCATTTACCTTCCGCCGGGCAATTCGCACTGTTCGACACTTGCTACGACTTGTCGTCGATGAAAAGAGCGAGTGTTCCAACGCTGTCGTTCCATTTCTCCGGCGGTAAAGCATTGCCATTGCACCCGAAAAATTACCTAATCCCGGTGGATTCGTCGGGAAAATTCTGCTTGGCTTTTGCTCCGACGGATGGGTCGCTGTCAATTATTGGAAACTTACAGCAGCAAGGGACACGTGTCAGTTATGACCTGGCCAACAATCTTGTTGGATTTAGCCCCGACAAATGTTGA
- the LOC107015387 gene encoding ATP-dependent Clp protease adapter protein CLPS1, chloroplastic → MVMETAICGRVALSPHQIFQPKPGDKKPRQKQWTNRNALMAMSIAGAGKGGGLLEKPVIEKTTPGRESEFDLRKSRKMSPPYRVMLHNDNFNKREYVVQVLMKVIPGMTVDNAVNIMQEAHHNGLAVVIICAQADAEEHCTQLRGNGLLSSIEPASGGC, encoded by the exons aTGGTCATGGAGACTGCCATTTGTGGCCGAGTTGCTCTTTCTCCCCATCAAATCTTCCAACCTAAACCTG GAGATAAGAAACCTCGCCAAAAACAATGGACAAATCGGAATGCTTTAATGGCAATGTCTATAGCAGGAGCTGGCAAAGGTGGTGGATTGTTGGAGAAGCCTGTCATAGAGAAAACAACTCCTGGGCGTGAATCTGAGTTTGACTTGAG AAAATCTAGGAAAATGTCCCCACCCTATCGCGTGATGCTGCACAATGACAATTTCAACAAGAGGGAATATGTTGTTCAAGTACTCATGAAGGTTATACCAGGGATGACGGTCGACAATGCTGTTAATATCATGCAAGAGGCACATCACAATGGTCTGGCAGTGGTGATAATCTGTGCTCAAGCTGATGCAGAAGAACATTGCACACAGCTAAGAGGCAATGGTTTGCTGAGCTCCATCGAGCCTGCCAGTGGAGGTTGTTAA